One window from the genome of Aeromonas sp. FDAARGOS 1405 encodes:
- the pssA gene encoding CDP-diacylglycerol--serine O-phosphatidyltransferase yields MHSSAHYRQLLARLPQIAVAADQFEVLYSAQDFKRRILALIASATRRIYLVALYLQDDEAGREILSALYAAKQRNPALDIKLFVDFHRAQRGLIGKGKQGGNHLMYQAMAAEHEHQIEIYGVPVKGRELLGVLHLKGFIFDDVVLYSGASLNDIYLHQQDRYRFDRYHQITSPELARSMVNYVDDLFVKSDAVQRLDHSDIPSAKQLKGPIRRFKQNLRQSQYRFSTMPVNTQEVAVTPMVGLGKRNNQLNLMIRNLVRATEREIFICTPYFNPPKELSKDIEDLLQRGCKVTIVVGDKTANDFFIPPEEKFSTIGGLPYLYETNLRKFAERNQRHIDDGRLNLMLWCCERNSYHLKGIFVDDEWALLTGNNLNPRAWALDLENGLLVHDRRHLLRPQFNAERENILTNTKRISHFDQVEQIQDYPEQVRKLLGRIHRVKAHLLLKRII; encoded by the coding sequence AAACGCCGCATTCTTGCGCTTATCGCCAGTGCCACCCGGCGCATCTATCTGGTCGCGCTCTATCTGCAGGATGACGAAGCAGGCCGGGAGATCCTCTCCGCCCTCTACGCCGCCAAGCAGCGCAATCCGGCCCTCGACATCAAGCTGTTCGTCGACTTTCACCGTGCCCAGCGCGGCCTGATCGGCAAGGGCAAGCAGGGCGGCAACCACCTGATGTATCAGGCCATGGCTGCCGAACACGAGCACCAGATCGAAATCTACGGCGTGCCGGTCAAAGGGCGCGAGCTGCTCGGCGTGCTCCACCTCAAGGGCTTCATCTTCGATGATGTGGTGCTCTACTCCGGTGCCAGCCTCAACGACATCTACCTGCACCAGCAGGATCGCTACCGCTTCGATCGCTATCACCAGATCACCAGCCCGGAGCTGGCCCGCAGCATGGTCAACTATGTGGATGACCTGTTCGTGAAGAGCGACGCGGTGCAGCGACTGGATCACAGCGATATCCCCAGCGCCAAACAGCTGAAGGGGCCGATCCGCCGCTTCAAGCAGAACCTGCGCCAGAGCCAGTACCGCTTCAGCACCATGCCGGTCAACACCCAGGAGGTGGCCGTCACCCCCATGGTGGGTCTGGGCAAGCGCAACAATCAGCTCAACCTGATGATCCGCAATCTGGTGCGCGCCACCGAGCGGGAGATCTTTATCTGTACCCCTTACTTCAACCCGCCCAAGGAGTTGAGCAAGGATATCGAGGATCTGCTGCAGCGCGGTTGCAAAGTCACCATCGTAGTGGGCGACAAGACCGCCAACGACTTCTTCATTCCGCCGGAAGAGAAGTTCTCCACCATCGGTGGCCTGCCCTATCTCTACGAAACCAACCTGCGCAAGTTTGCCGAGCGCAACCAGCGCCACATCGACGACGGTCGCCTCAACCTGATGCTCTGGTGTTGCGAGCGCAACTCCTACCATCTCAAGGGGATCTTCGTGGATGACGAGTGGGCCCTGCTCACCGGCAACAACCTCAACCCCCGCGCCTGGGCGCTGGATCTGGAGAACGGCCTGCTGGTGCACGATCGTCGCCACCTGCTGCGTCCCCAGTTCAACGCGGAGCGGGAGAACATCCTGACCAACACCAAGCGGATCAGTCACTTCGATCAGGTGGAGCAGATCCAGGACTACCCGGAACAGGTGCGCAAGCTGCTGGGACGGATCCACCGGGTCAAGGCCCATCTGCTGCTCAAGCGGATTATCTGA